One genomic window of Marinobacter adhaerens HP15 includes the following:
- the ahcY gene encoding adenosylhomocysteinase, producing MSTPAEKLNSFDDYKVRDISLAGWGRKEINIAEGEMPALMKLREKYKAEQPLKGANVMGCIHMTIQTAVLIETLIELGANVRWSSCNIFSTQDQAAAAIAAQGIPVFAWKGETDEEYDWCLERTVGADVDGWEPNMILDDGGDLTALLHEKYPEILANCHGVTEETTTGVHRLQEMLREGTLKVPAINVNDAVTKAKNDNKYGCRHSLNDAIKRATDHLMAGKKALVIGYGDVGKGSAASLRQEGMIVKVTEADPICAMQACMDGFEVVSPYIDGVNTGTESAVNRDLLQNTDLLVTTTGNMNVCDAHMLKALKSGAVVCNIGHFDNEIDTAYMRKNWEWDEVKPQVHVVYRDKATNDHLILLSEGRLVNLGNATGHPSRIMDGSFANQVLAQMYLFERKFADLPEDAREKGVYVQVLPKHLDEEVARAMVEGFGGVITKMTPEQAKYIGVPVEGPYKPESYKY from the coding sequence ATGAGCACTCCCGCAGAAAAGCTGAACAGCTTTGACGACTACAAAGTTCGCGATATTTCCCTGGCCGGCTGGGGCCGCAAGGAAATCAACATCGCTGAAGGCGAAATGCCGGCCCTGATGAAGCTCCGCGAGAAATACAAAGCCGAGCAGCCGCTGAAAGGCGCCAATGTGATGGGCTGTATCCACATGACCATCCAGACCGCCGTGTTGATCGAGACGCTGATTGAACTGGGTGCGAACGTGCGCTGGTCCTCGTGCAACATCTTCTCCACCCAGGACCAGGCCGCGGCCGCCATCGCCGCGCAGGGCATTCCCGTGTTTGCCTGGAAGGGCGAAACCGACGAAGAGTACGACTGGTGCCTGGAGCGTACGGTCGGAGCCGATGTAGACGGCTGGGAACCGAACATGATTCTGGACGACGGCGGCGATCTGACCGCCCTGCTCCATGAGAAGTACCCGGAAATCCTGGCTAACTGCCACGGCGTGACCGAAGAAACCACCACCGGTGTGCATCGTCTGCAGGAAATGCTGCGCGAGGGCACTCTGAAGGTGCCGGCCATCAACGTGAACGACGCGGTCACCAAGGCCAAGAACGACAACAAATACGGTTGTCGCCACAGCCTGAATGACGCCATCAAGCGCGCTACCGACCACCTGATGGCAGGCAAGAAAGCCCTGGTGATTGGCTATGGTGATGTAGGCAAGGGCTCTGCTGCTTCCCTGCGCCAGGAAGGCATGATTGTAAAAGTGACCGAGGCCGACCCCATCTGTGCCATGCAAGCCTGCATGGACGGATTCGAAGTTGTGTCTCCGTACATTGACGGCGTGAACACCGGTACCGAGTCTGCCGTGAACCGCGACCTGCTGCAGAACACCGATCTGCTGGTCACCACCACCGGCAACATGAACGTGTGCGACGCGCACATGCTCAAAGCCCTGAAAAGCGGTGCTGTGGTGTGCAACATCGGTCACTTCGACAACGAGATCGATACCGCCTACATGCGCAAGAACTGGGAATGGGACGAGGTGAAGCCGCAGGTGCACGTGGTGTACCGCGACAAGGCCACCAACGACCACCTGATCCTGCTGTCCGAAGGCCGCCTGGTGAATCTGGGCAACGCCACCGGTCACCCGTCACGGATCATGGATGGCTCCTTTGCCAACCAGGTTCTGGCCCAGATGTACCTGTTCGAGCGCAAGTTCGCCGATCTGCCGGAAGATGCCCGCGAGAAAGGCGTATACGTTCAGGTTCTGCCCAAGCACCTGGATGAGGAAGTGGCTCGGGCCATGGTGGAAGGCTTTGGTGGTGTTATCACCAAGATGACGCCGGAGCAGGCCAAATACATTGGTGTACCGGTCGAAGGCCCGTACAAGCCAGAAAGCTACAAGTACTGA
- the metF gene encoding methylenetetrahydrofolate reductase [NAD(P)H], whose translation MQSQKQFKRRFSFEFFPPKTDQGKEKLQNVRNQLAEVNPDFFSVTFGAGGSTRDRTIETVLNLHSQGISTAPHLSCVGGTRQEIGELLDLYREHGINRIVALRGDMPSGMGAAGELRYANELVEFIREHSGDTFNLEVAAYPEFHPQARNAEEDLKNFARKVQAGANSAITQYFFNADSYFYFIDRLEKMGVTIPVVPGIMPIVNFSNLVRFSDMCGAEIPRWIRKQLEAYGDDSDSIRKFGEEVVTEMCEKLLAAGAPGLHFYTLNQVEPSISIWKNLGISEREKIAF comes from the coding sequence ATGCAATCCCAGAAACAGTTCAAGCGCCGTTTCAGCTTTGAGTTTTTCCCGCCCAAGACCGACCAGGGCAAGGAAAAGCTGCAGAACGTGCGCAACCAGCTGGCCGAGGTGAACCCGGACTTTTTCTCGGTTACCTTCGGCGCCGGTGGTTCCACCCGGGACCGTACCATCGAGACCGTGCTCAACCTGCATAGCCAGGGCATTTCCACGGCACCTCACCTTTCCTGCGTCGGGGGCACCCGCCAGGAAATCGGGGAGCTGCTGGATCTGTACCGGGAGCACGGAATCAACCGGATTGTCGCCCTGCGGGGCGACATGCCCTCGGGTATGGGAGCCGCCGGTGAGCTGCGCTATGCCAACGAGCTGGTGGAGTTTATCCGCGAGCACAGCGGCGATACCTTTAACCTGGAAGTAGCCGCGTACCCTGAGTTTCATCCTCAGGCCCGCAACGCCGAAGAAGATCTGAAGAACTTTGCCCGCAAGGTTCAGGCCGGTGCGAACAGCGCCATCACCCAGTACTTCTTTAATGCAGACAGCTACTTCTACTTCATCGACCGGCTGGAGAAAATGGGCGTTACCATTCCGGTGGTACCGGGCATCATGCCCATCGTCAATTTCTCCAACCTGGTTCGTTTCTCCGACATGTGCGGCGCGGAAATTCCTCGCTGGATTCGCAAACAGCTCGAAGCCTACGGCGACGACAGCGATTCCATCCGCAAGTTCGGTGAGGAAGTGGTTACTGAGATGTGCGAGAAGCTCCTGGCAGCAGGCGCGCCGGGCTTGCATTTCTACACCCTGAATCAGGTAGAGCCCAGCATCAGCATCTGGAAGAATCTGGGCATCAGTGAGCGGGAGAAGATTGCGTTTTAA